Proteins encoded by one window of Aphidius gifuensis isolate YNYX2018 linkage group LG2, ASM1490517v1, whole genome shotgun sequence:
- the LOC122850230 gene encoding protein TANC2 isoform X1: protein MRARDSVVYTPVSLGPDTDDEDTLVNEEIYNNDLAQIRALVESTTMLGGSICPSCEMPFDKGKKRRLIDSCGHERCYSCLFRSEACPICQDNINDRNRDASNIIQDDIGHYDTGFCSSEPVSMTAIEDWNDDTSAINSLCGSPRPKPKVPSRSIMTRLTNKGQENVTSSSIMGKGLKTKPPFLPDSISSQNRQKSTQMAQSCPTPPTQRRRFFLSTKNLRSPFASQRSRRVISTPEPNDNPSALSAWMTSSWEGKSKWPGVVLGKIKSLWSTSHGTASDGLNQLIDSPTNKNHDRHINTPTKIIEGLNQLSFNKDDEGGNVKQLPIKNRKSSQSDLYMRLGLLLGSNNLRTNASIDTVDLPGSIRPTNTSGICQRIQQQKQQQKQQRNGNETSSYSSLTSFDQQTLASTNTSPVSTLTGTSSEAEVAAALRSPIKNKGKIKLKGKRDCDSAGSLASISTSLSASTSMSMSMSVSVSGLSNGSSSPFTTRKNTTTITANNNSNSNSNGQDNDEFSVKNRKSCGRRSGRNNIKPIDNKLRFISHPVAQLMLKPLFFEVPLIEIDPLFTGRQWLLNEIEQVIKGSSPGILISGSPGTGKSALILQLVEYSCFGRKREKLLRNDIEEADENAIIQEQKQQKLNFELNIKKTNDKLRELSDYIVAYHFCQADNNSTCLVPDLIHSLAAQLCQAPQLASYREYLLSEPHLQGSLSQRECTVDPDLALSRGIIEPMLSLRKSGKLPEVNMVILIDAVCEAEYHRPDRGDTIASFLTRHAQSFPNWLKIICTVRTQLRECTKQFPYTKISLDKIPNDITSNNITRDISDYINYRLTQSPAIQTNVTASINGKESSSGANQTRFSSHLLNLAGGSFLFAKLTLDLIESGHLVAKSASYKVFPVSLAQIFQLHFNLRFPTGSSFDKVQPLLGVCLAALYPLTLPEIFYSVNSLYTDQFVSWEDFLQRFKMLSGFLVKRLDDTYMFFHPSFREWLIRRDESESTKFLCDLRTGHAAIAFRLSRLECPLSGDKVLELGHHVLKAHVYRGVTPVWPSRDLQAWWLTSSTDCMSSAISTLRNIYSPNVKVSRLLLLAGASPNHITEYLGNAPVLCMYAHEGSVEMVSLLLEFGADVELTNSQGCTALSLAASRGHCDVVRRLAAAGASLGHTDMAGQCALVHAARQGRLSVVGYLLACDWTSKSSTTLPTTLPTTSTTSTTIQEQNNNQESINKSETSREEAAQQAVVAAASQGHEEIVEYLLDMSEVIVDKSDTLIGETALTIAAAHGSTATVTALLARGASPFVLNSKGLSPLMLAAKEGHWGTAERLLKSSSLSDDDNNSINLLEQCDTMGRTSLMLASSEGHTNLINLFLENNASIEAIDNEGLTALCWACVRGRISSVQQLLDNGANISTNDKTGRTPLDLAAFQGNPKLVQLLLERGAAIEHVDLHGMRPLDRAIGCRNVSVVQCFLRRGAKLGPATWSMAQGKPDVLIILLNKLLEDGNVLYRKGRLKEASHRYSYALRKFPGKPEQLQDSQSQEQSNIIIHLQTFTQLKINFLLNLSRCKRKMNEYEEAVELADEAIKIRPVSFEAFYARSKARVDMSEYDDALVDVQESLNLVPTSNHQDKRVLHALKDEIISRIEGTGIGSSKTFVDNNCRTRFRASIDTLTEL, encoded by the exons atTTAGCACAAATACGTGCACTTGTTGAGTCAACAACAATGCTGGGTGGTTCAATATGTCCATCATGTGAAATGCCATTTGACAAAGGCAAGAAACGTCGTTTGATTGATTCATGTGGTCATGAACGTTGTTATTCATGTTTATTTAGAAGTGAAGCATGTCCAATTTGTCAGGATAATATTAACGACAGAAATCGTGATGCTTCAAATATAATACAAGATGATATTGGACACTATGACACTGGTTTTTGTTCATCGGAGCCAGTATCAATGACTGCTATTGAAGATTGGAATGATGATACATCAGCAATCAATTCACTATGTGGTAGCCCACGTCCAAAACCAAAGGTACCATCAAGAAGTATCATGACACGTTTGACAAAT AAGGGACAAGAGAACGTGACGTCTTCATCGATAATGGGTAAAGGACTCAAGACCAAGCCACCGTTTCTTCCCGACTCAATATCATCACAAAATCGTCAAAAATCAACTCAAATGGCACAGa GTTGTCCAACTCCACCAACTCAACgaagaagattttttttaagtacaaAAAATTTGAGGAGTCCTTTTGCATCACAAAGATCAAGAAGAGTTATATCAACACCTGAACCTAATGATAATCCTTCAGCTCTATCAG CATGGATGACATCTTCTTGGGAAGGAAAATCGAAATGGCCTGGTGTTGttcttggaaaaataaaatctcttTGGAGCACAAGTCATGGTACTGCTAGTGATGGGCTAAATCAACTAATTGATTcaccaacaaataaaaatcacgATAGACATATAAATACACCAACAAAAATCATCGAGGGTCTTAATCAATTGTCATTCAATAAAG ATGATGAAGGTGGCAATGTTAAACAGCTACCAATAAAAAATCGTAAATCATCACAATCAGATTTATACATGCGTTTGGGTTTATTGCTTGGATCAAATAATCTACGTACAAATGCAAGTATTGATACTGTTGATTTACCTGGTTCAATAAGGCCAACAAATACAAGTGGCATATGTCAACgtattcaacaacaaaaacaacaacaaaaacaacagcGTAATGGCAATGAAACATCATCATACAGTAGTTTAACTAGTTTTGATCAACAAACATTAGCATCAACAAACACAAGTCCAGTATCAACATTAACTGGTACATCAAGTGAAGCTGAAGTTGCTGCTGCACTTAGAAgtccaattaaaaataaaggaaaaattaaattaaaaggtaAACGTGATTGTGATTCAGCTGGTAGTTTAGCATCAATATCAACATCATTATCAGCATCAACATCAATGTCAATGTCAATGTCTGTATCTGTATCTGGTCTATCAAATGGTAGTTCAAGTCCATTTACAACAcgtaaaaatacaacaacaattacagcaaataataattcaaattcaaattcaaatggtcaagataatgatgaatttagTGTTAAAAATCGTAAATCATGTGGAAGAAGAtctggtagaaataatattaaaccaattgataataaattacgtTTTATATCACATCCAGTTGCTCAATTAATGTTAAAACCATTATTTTTTGAGGTACcattaattgaaattgatcCATTATTTACTGGACGACAATggttattaaatgaaattgaacAAGTCATAAAAGGTTCAAGTCCAGGTATACTTATTAGTGGTTCACCTGGTACTGGTAAAAGTGCATTAATATTACAACTTGTTGAGTACAGTTGTTTTGgtagaaaaagagaaaaattattacgtaATGATATTGAAGAAGCTGATGAAAATGCTATTATACAagaacaaaaacaacaaaagttaaatttcgaattaaatattaaaaaaacaaatgataaattacgTGAATTATCTGATTATATTGTTGCATATCATTTTTGTCAAGCtgataataatagtacatGTCTTGTTCCTGATTTAATACATTCATTAGCTGCTCAACTTTGTCAAGCACCACAACTTGCATCATACagagaatatttattatctgagCCACATTTACAAGGTTCATTATCACAAAGAGAATGTACTGTTGATCCAGATCTTGCATTATCACGTGGTATTATTGAGCCAATGTTAAGTTTACGAAAATCAGGTAAACTTCCAGAAGTTAATATGGTTATATTAATTGATGCTGTATGTGAAGCTGAATATCATCGTCCAGATAGAGGTGATACAATTGCATCATTTTTAACTCGTCATGCACAGAGCTTTCCTAAttggttaaaaattatttgtacagTACGCACACAATTACGTGAATGTACAAAACAATTTCcttatacaaaaatatcattagATAAAATACCAAATGACATAACAAGTAATAATATAACACGTGATATATctgattatattaattatcgtTTAACACAAAGTCCAGCAATACAAACAAATGTAACAGCATCAATTAATGGAAAAGAATCATCATCTGGTGCTAATCAAACACGTTTTTCATCACATTTACTTAATTTAGCTGGTGgaagttttttatttgctaAGCTAACACTTGATCTTATTGAGAGTGGTCATCTTGTTGCTAAATCTGCTTCTTACaag GTTTTTCCAGTCTCATTGGCTCAAATATTTCAgctacattttaatttacgtTTTCCAACTGGTTCATCATTTGATAAAGTACAGCCTTTACTTGGTGTTTGTCTTGCTGCTTTGTATCCATTAACATTaccagaaattttttattctgttaATTCATTGTATACAGATCAATTTGTTTCATGGGAGGATTTTTTGCAAAGATTTAAA atgctATCTGGTTTTCTCGTGAAACGTCTTGATGACACATACATGTTTTTTCATCCATCATTCAGGGAATGGTTGATACGTCGTGATGAAAgtgaatcaacaaaatttcTTTGTGATTTACGTACTGGTCATGCTGCAATTGCATTTCGTTTGTCACGTCTTGAATGTCCATTGTCAGGTGATAAAGTACTTGAACTAGGACATCATGTATTGAAGGCACATGTTTATCGTGGTGTAACACCAGTATGGCCATCACGCGATTTACAAGCATGGTGGTTAACATCATCAACTGATTGTATGTCATCAGCAATATCAACacttagaaatatatatagtccAAATGTTAAAGTATCAAGATTACTCCTGCTGGCAGGAGCATCACCAAATCATATTACAGAATATCTTGGTAATGCACCAGTATTATGTATGTATGCACATGAAGGATCTGTTGAAATGGTATCATTATTACTTGAATTTGGTGCTGATGTTGAATTAACAAATAGTCAAGGTTGTACAGCATTATCATTAGCAGCATCACGTGGTCATTGTGATGTTGTTAGACGTTTAGCTGCTGCTGGTGCTAGTTTAGGACATACTGATATGGCTGGACAATGTGCACTTGTACATGCTGCACGTCAAGGTAGATTATCAGTTGTTGGTTATTTATTAGCATGTGATTGGacatcaaaatcatcaacaacattaccAACAACATTACCAACTACATCAactacatcaacaacaatacaagaacaaaataataatcaagaatcaataaataaaagtgaaacATCAAGAGAAGAAGCAGCACAACAAGCTGTTGTTGCAGCAGCATCACAAGGACATGaagaaattgttgaatatttattagacATGTCAGaagttattgttgataaatcagaTACACTTATTGGTGAAACAGCATTAACAATTGCTGCAGCACATGGTTCAACAGCAACAGTTACAGCATTATTAGCTCGTGGTGCAAGTCCATTTGTACTTAATTCAAAAGGTTTATCACCATTAATGCTTGCAGCAAAAGAAGGACACTGGGGTACAGCTGAAAGATTgctaaaatcatcatcattatctgatgatgataataatagtattaatttattagaacAATGTGATACAATGGGACGTACATCATTAATGCTTGCATCATCAGAAGGacatacaaatttaataaatttatttttagaaaataatgcaTCTATTGAGGCAATTGATAATGAAGGTTTAACAGCATTATGTTGGGCATGTGTTAGAGGTAGAATATCATCTGTACAACAACTTTTAGATAATGGTGCTAATATTAGTACAAATGATAAAACTGGAAGAACACCACTTGATCTTGCTGCATTTCAAGGTAATCCAAAATtagtacaattattattagaaagAGGTGCTGCTATTGAACATGTTGATTTACATGGTATGAGACCACTTGATAGAGCTATTGGATGTAGAAATGTATCAGTTGTACAATGTTTTTTACGTAGAGGTGCTAAATTAGGTCCAGCAACATGGTCAATGGCACAAGGTAAACCAGATGtacttattatattattaaataaattacttgaagATGGTAATGTATTGTATAGAAAAGGAAGATTAAAAGAAGCATCACATAGATATTCATATGCATTAAGAAAATTTCCAGGTAAACCAGAACAATTACAAGATTCACAAAGCCAAGAACAAAGTAATATTATAATACATTTACAAACATTTacacaattgaaaattaattttttacttaatttaagtagatgtaaaagaaaaatgaatgaatatgaAGAAGCTGTTGAACTTGCTGATGAAGCTATTAAAATACGTCCAGTGTCATTTGAAGCATTTTATGCACGTTCAAAAGCTAGAGTTGATATGTCGGAATATGATGATGCACTTGTTGATGTACAAGAATCACTTAATTTAGTACCAACAAGTAATCATCAAGATAAACGTGTTCTTCATGCTTTGAAAGATGAAATTATATCGAGAATTGAGGGAACAGGAATTGGATCTAGTAAaacatttgttgataataattgtagAACAAGATTCAGAGCATCAATTGATACATTAACTGAACTTTAA
- the LOC122850230 gene encoding protein TANC2 isoform X3, whose translation MRARDSVVYTPVSLGPDTDDEDTLVNEEIYNNDLAQIRALVESTTMLGGSICPSCEMPFDKGKKRRLIDSCGHERCYSCLFRSEACPICQDNINDRNRDASNIIQDDIGHYDTGFCSSEPVSMTAIEDWNDDTSAINSLCGSPRPKPKVPSRSIMTRLTNKGQENVTSSSIMGKGLKTKPPFLPDSISSQNRQKSTQMAQSCPTPPTQRRRFFLSTKNLRSPFASQRSRRVISTPEPNDNPSALSDDEGGNVKQLPIKNRKSSQSDLYMRLGLLLGSNNLRTNASIDTVDLPGSIRPTNTSGICQRIQQQKQQQKQQRNGNETSSYSSLTSFDQQTLASTNTSPVSTLTGTSSEAEVAAALRSPIKNKGKIKLKGKRDCDSAGSLASISTSLSASTSMSMSMSVSVSGLSNGSSSPFTTRKNTTTITANNNSNSNSNGQDNDEFSVKNRKSCGRRSGRNNIKPIDNKLRFISHPVAQLMLKPLFFEVPLIEIDPLFTGRQWLLNEIEQVIKGSSPGILISGSPGTGKSALILQLVEYSCFGRKREKLLRNDIEEADENAIIQEQKQQKLNFELNIKKTNDKLRELSDYIVAYHFCQADNNSTCLVPDLIHSLAAQLCQAPQLASYREYLLSEPHLQGSLSQRECTVDPDLALSRGIIEPMLSLRKSGKLPEVNMVILIDAVCEAEYHRPDRGDTIASFLTRHAQSFPNWLKIICTVRTQLRECTKQFPYTKISLDKIPNDITSNNITRDISDYINYRLTQSPAIQTNVTASINGKESSSGANQTRFSSHLLNLAGGSFLFAKLTLDLIESGHLVAKSASYKVFPVSLAQIFQLHFNLRFPTGSSFDKVQPLLGVCLAALYPLTLPEIFYSVNSLYTDQFVSWEDFLQRFKMLSGFLVKRLDDTYMFFHPSFREWLIRRDESESTKFLCDLRTGHAAIAFRLSRLECPLSGDKVLELGHHVLKAHVYRGVTPVWPSRDLQAWWLTSSTDCMSSAISTLRNIYSPNVKVSRLLLLAGASPNHITEYLGNAPVLCMYAHEGSVEMVSLLLEFGADVELTNSQGCTALSLAASRGHCDVVRRLAAAGASLGHTDMAGQCALVHAARQGRLSVVGYLLACDWTSKSSTTLPTTLPTTSTTSTTIQEQNNNQESINKSETSREEAAQQAVVAAASQGHEEIVEYLLDMSEVIVDKSDTLIGETALTIAAAHGSTATVTALLARGASPFVLNSKGLSPLMLAAKEGHWGTAERLLKSSSLSDDDNNSINLLEQCDTMGRTSLMLASSEGHTNLINLFLENNASIEAIDNEGLTALCWACVRGRISSVQQLLDNGANISTNDKTGRTPLDLAAFQGNPKLVQLLLERGAAIEHVDLHGMRPLDRAIGCRNVSVVQCFLRRGAKLGPATWSMAQGKPDVLIILLNKLLEDGNVLYRKGRLKEASHRYSYALRKFPGKPEQLQDSQSQEQSNIIIHLQTFTQLKINFLLNLSRCKRKMNEYEEAVELADEAIKIRPVSFEAFYARSKARVDMSEYDDALVDVQESLNLVPTSNHQDKRVLHALKDEIISRIEGTGIGSSKTFVDNNCRTRFRASIDTLTEL comes from the exons atTTAGCACAAATACGTGCACTTGTTGAGTCAACAACAATGCTGGGTGGTTCAATATGTCCATCATGTGAAATGCCATTTGACAAAGGCAAGAAACGTCGTTTGATTGATTCATGTGGTCATGAACGTTGTTATTCATGTTTATTTAGAAGTGAAGCATGTCCAATTTGTCAGGATAATATTAACGACAGAAATCGTGATGCTTCAAATATAATACAAGATGATATTGGACACTATGACACTGGTTTTTGTTCATCGGAGCCAGTATCAATGACTGCTATTGAAGATTGGAATGATGATACATCAGCAATCAATTCACTATGTGGTAGCCCACGTCCAAAACCAAAGGTACCATCAAGAAGTATCATGACACGTTTGACAAAT AAGGGACAAGAGAACGTGACGTCTTCATCGATAATGGGTAAAGGACTCAAGACCAAGCCACCGTTTCTTCCCGACTCAATATCATCACAAAATCGTCAAAAATCAACTCAAATGGCACAGa GTTGTCCAACTCCACCAACTCAACgaagaagattttttttaagtacaaAAAATTTGAGGAGTCCTTTTGCATCACAAAGATCAAGAAGAGTTATATCAACACCTGAACCTAATGATAATCCTTCAGCTCTATCAG ATGATGAAGGTGGCAATGTTAAACAGCTACCAATAAAAAATCGTAAATCATCACAATCAGATTTATACATGCGTTTGGGTTTATTGCTTGGATCAAATAATCTACGTACAAATGCAAGTATTGATACTGTTGATTTACCTGGTTCAATAAGGCCAACAAATACAAGTGGCATATGTCAACgtattcaacaacaaaaacaacaacaaaaacaacagcGTAATGGCAATGAAACATCATCATACAGTAGTTTAACTAGTTTTGATCAACAAACATTAGCATCAACAAACACAAGTCCAGTATCAACATTAACTGGTACATCAAGTGAAGCTGAAGTTGCTGCTGCACTTAGAAgtccaattaaaaataaaggaaaaattaaattaaaaggtaAACGTGATTGTGATTCAGCTGGTAGTTTAGCATCAATATCAACATCATTATCAGCATCAACATCAATGTCAATGTCAATGTCTGTATCTGTATCTGGTCTATCAAATGGTAGTTCAAGTCCATTTACAACAcgtaaaaatacaacaacaattacagcaaataataattcaaattcaaattcaaatggtcaagataatgatgaatttagTGTTAAAAATCGTAAATCATGTGGAAGAAGAtctggtagaaataatattaaaccaattgataataaattacgtTTTATATCACATCCAGTTGCTCAATTAATGTTAAAACCATTATTTTTTGAGGTACcattaattgaaattgatcCATTATTTACTGGACGACAATggttattaaatgaaattgaacAAGTCATAAAAGGTTCAAGTCCAGGTATACTTATTAGTGGTTCACCTGGTACTGGTAAAAGTGCATTAATATTACAACTTGTTGAGTACAGTTGTTTTGgtagaaaaagagaaaaattattacgtaATGATATTGAAGAAGCTGATGAAAATGCTATTATACAagaacaaaaacaacaaaagttaaatttcgaattaaatattaaaaaaacaaatgataaattacgTGAATTATCTGATTATATTGTTGCATATCATTTTTGTCAAGCtgataataatagtacatGTCTTGTTCCTGATTTAATACATTCATTAGCTGCTCAACTTTGTCAAGCACCACAACTTGCATCATACagagaatatttattatctgagCCACATTTACAAGGTTCATTATCACAAAGAGAATGTACTGTTGATCCAGATCTTGCATTATCACGTGGTATTATTGAGCCAATGTTAAGTTTACGAAAATCAGGTAAACTTCCAGAAGTTAATATGGTTATATTAATTGATGCTGTATGTGAAGCTGAATATCATCGTCCAGATAGAGGTGATACAATTGCATCATTTTTAACTCGTCATGCACAGAGCTTTCCTAAttggttaaaaattatttgtacagTACGCACACAATTACGTGAATGTACAAAACAATTTCcttatacaaaaatatcattagATAAAATACCAAATGACATAACAAGTAATAATATAACACGTGATATATctgattatattaattatcgtTTAACACAAAGTCCAGCAATACAAACAAATGTAACAGCATCAATTAATGGAAAAGAATCATCATCTGGTGCTAATCAAACACGTTTTTCATCACATTTACTTAATTTAGCTGGTGgaagttttttatttgctaAGCTAACACTTGATCTTATTGAGAGTGGTCATCTTGTTGCTAAATCTGCTTCTTACaag GTTTTTCCAGTCTCATTGGCTCAAATATTTCAgctacattttaatttacgtTTTCCAACTGGTTCATCATTTGATAAAGTACAGCCTTTACTTGGTGTTTGTCTTGCTGCTTTGTATCCATTAACATTaccagaaattttttattctgttaATTCATTGTATACAGATCAATTTGTTTCATGGGAGGATTTTTTGCAAAGATTTAAA atgctATCTGGTTTTCTCGTGAAACGTCTTGATGACACATACATGTTTTTTCATCCATCATTCAGGGAATGGTTGATACGTCGTGATGAAAgtgaatcaacaaaatttcTTTGTGATTTACGTACTGGTCATGCTGCAATTGCATTTCGTTTGTCACGTCTTGAATGTCCATTGTCAGGTGATAAAGTACTTGAACTAGGACATCATGTATTGAAGGCACATGTTTATCGTGGTGTAACACCAGTATGGCCATCACGCGATTTACAAGCATGGTGGTTAACATCATCAACTGATTGTATGTCATCAGCAATATCAACacttagaaatatatatagtccAAATGTTAAAGTATCAAGATTACTCCTGCTGGCAGGAGCATCACCAAATCATATTACAGAATATCTTGGTAATGCACCAGTATTATGTATGTATGCACATGAAGGATCTGTTGAAATGGTATCATTATTACTTGAATTTGGTGCTGATGTTGAATTAACAAATAGTCAAGGTTGTACAGCATTATCATTAGCAGCATCACGTGGTCATTGTGATGTTGTTAGACGTTTAGCTGCTGCTGGTGCTAGTTTAGGACATACTGATATGGCTGGACAATGTGCACTTGTACATGCTGCACGTCAAGGTAGATTATCAGTTGTTGGTTATTTATTAGCATGTGATTGGacatcaaaatcatcaacaacattaccAACAACATTACCAACTACATCAactacatcaacaacaatacaagaacaaaataataatcaagaatcaataaataaaagtgaaacATCAAGAGAAGAAGCAGCACAACAAGCTGTTGTTGCAGCAGCATCACAAGGACATGaagaaattgttgaatatttattagacATGTCAGaagttattgttgataaatcagaTACACTTATTGGTGAAACAGCATTAACAATTGCTGCAGCACATGGTTCAACAGCAACAGTTACAGCATTATTAGCTCGTGGTGCAAGTCCATTTGTACTTAATTCAAAAGGTTTATCACCATTAATGCTTGCAGCAAAAGAAGGACACTGGGGTACAGCTGAAAGATTgctaaaatcatcatcattatctgatgatgataataatagtattaatttattagaacAATGTGATACAATGGGACGTACATCATTAATGCTTGCATCATCAGAAGGacatacaaatttaataaatttatttttagaaaataatgcaTCTATTGAGGCAATTGATAATGAAGGTTTAACAGCATTATGTTGGGCATGTGTTAGAGGTAGAATATCATCTGTACAACAACTTTTAGATAATGGTGCTAATATTAGTACAAATGATAAAACTGGAAGAACACCACTTGATCTTGCTGCATTTCAAGGTAATCCAAAATtagtacaattattattagaaagAGGTGCTGCTATTGAACATGTTGATTTACATGGTATGAGACCACTTGATAGAGCTATTGGATGTAGAAATGTATCAGTTGTACAATGTTTTTTACGTAGAGGTGCTAAATTAGGTCCAGCAACATGGTCAATGGCACAAGGTAAACCAGATGtacttattatattattaaataaattacttgaagATGGTAATGTATTGTATAGAAAAGGAAGATTAAAAGAAGCATCACATAGATATTCATATGCATTAAGAAAATTTCCAGGTAAACCAGAACAATTACAAGATTCACAAAGCCAAGAACAAAGTAATATTATAATACATTTACAAACATTTacacaattgaaaattaattttttacttaatttaagtagatgtaaaagaaaaatgaatgaatatgaAGAAGCTGTTGAACTTGCTGATGAAGCTATTAAAATACGTCCAGTGTCATTTGAAGCATTTTATGCACGTTCAAAAGCTAGAGTTGATATGTCGGAATATGATGATGCACTTGTTGATGTACAAGAATCACTTAATTTAGTACCAACAAGTAATCATCAAGATAAACGTGTTCTTCATGCTTTGAAAGATGAAATTATATCGAGAATTGAGGGAACAGGAATTGGATCTAGTAAaacatttgttgataataattgtagAACAAGATTCAGAGCATCAATTGATACATTAACTGAACTTTAA